The region TTCTCaggcgcgttggaagcaatttttgattgctgcggccaaatgccgattttggacaggttctaaatattgccacggcgaatttacttaatttcttcaaaaacatggtattcaaagaaaaaggaAACgttattcagtaaattattgtcGCGGCTTTCACCACTGcacttccaacgccactgCTTTTTTGCTGGATCCATCTAGGAGTACTCATTTCTCAGACGGGTTAAGTTCGACTCAAGATTCATGCTGATTGAATCCCTATTTTGCAATTATAGAATTTTCCGAGGAGTAAAGCTGATCTAcaccacaggggctcgtcacgatagctgggggtccaaaatcaaagatttgaccgTTTTTTTTCGGGTTTGAGTCGTGATTTCTCGGGTGTCTCTTATCCGATTACGTCGCGGAAAGTCTCAAACGAAAAAGTAACCTCTTAGGAATGAAACGAAACTGATTTCGTGCGAATCGGTCAATGGGTTACGAAGTTATGAGCGATTGAAATGAGACGATCAATTCTTgtatgtcaaaatgttagctcccttttctttttttataggtggtacctaggatactgggtcaaatccttgattttggacccccagctATCTTGACCAGCCCCTGTGGTGTAGATCAGCTTTACTCCTCGGAAAATTCTATAATTGCAAAATAGGGATTCAATCAGCATGAATCTTGAGTCGAACACATATACATTGTTGCTCATTTACATCAGCACAACAAAGATCTAAACCTTGAGAGCGGGACATTGCATCACAATCGGTAAATTCATATTCACATGTTTTAGATAGCAATTATCAatgattatgaataaatttaaGTTTGCATTGAATTGTTGCAGAGAGCCGggatgcatatttatattttcatttctgtagtAAATCAACGATGCACCGAGAATGAATTACTCACATCACCCATCCATAATGTGTTCGGAATAAAGGTCTTCGTTGGCTGCTGTCCAGAAGAAGACGAGTGAGACGAGTAAGACGAATAAGACATGATTTACAAACGTATTTTATCTACGAAAATCTCTGAGGTATCCCTATACGCAGAAGGTGATGACGTCGCAGGGAATTTCCGAGCAAATTTCTACAAATGAATGGGTTATTAAGTGGTGTAACCGGGTTCTCAGCGGTGTCCTAGgcaataattcaagatggcggctATGTAGAGGGCGGTATACGACGatataggtggaaagaatttAAGTACTTCGGGCCGACAGTccggccagttgcacagtcttGCCTTTAAGACCAGTCACAGTCAAAAACATTCCAAAGACTGATATCTCAGTAGATTCAGAGTTTAAGGCATCGTTCCTTTACTTGCACCGTGTTCCAGTTTCTACGTCGATCATGATTTCAGATGCCTTAATCTAATGGGAGTTTATCTAAACTCCAATCTTATAGAGTAGTGAAGTGATTCTGAATTAAAAAAGGTTGATCTACTCAGGAAATTcactatttcaaaacaactgtGGCTTTTCCAAATTATCATTCTAAAGATTAAGTCCCTGCATTTTTGACAGTGATCATGCTTTACTATGCCAAGTAACTGCTCGCCGCATTGCGGGCAATAGGGCTATAATCAGGTAGTACTATAACCGGTTTGCACGCATTTGGATGGGGCCGTTTGGATAAAACGAAAGGTTTCTAATCACAGGAACATGTTCAGACATTGATTATTTTACTTTATTAACTAGACTTAAGGCCTTCACATATTTTactgatatttttgaagaataaCAGGACAGACATGCTAATAAATCATACcaaatgatatttatatacatgtaaatacTTTATTCACTTCCTGGTACATAGTGCATGAGAAATACTTCATACTACACAAAAATTAGCATAAAAAGTTTGCATGATACTAGTTTTTGTGTTTGCATAAAGTATTTCTATTTGTATCTATGTAAGTcaagatttatttttatttctgattttaTTATGTAGTTTGATAGATTGTAAATTACTTGTTTTCTTTTgctcaaaatagaaaataaaacggTTTTTGTTGTAAGAAATACCGTCGCTGCCTTTTATATACCTTCTCAACAGTGAAAGTTGCTCTGGTCAAAAACCAGGATTATTTTACTGGTATTTATAGTTAAGGAATGCAATGCGCACATCAACAAGACACAACTGGTATCGATATTGCTTATACATAATGTTTTCATTatgaataattatcaacaaattataatttttgatACTTCATATCATACatgcatcgaaaatgaaatgaaaggaGAAAACTTGAAAGTTAATGtcattgttttgaatttcaatatacatgtacatgtattaacaATTGAACTAGTCTAGCCCAATATTGAAGACGCAGTGCACATCCACtcaaaaattcattataatcGAAAAGAcatgaaaattcattcaatagaaaataattaataatttattcaataacAAAATTAACCCCCAATATCTTCATTTGAAACACAAATATAGATGATGTATTAGTGCAAAAAATATATGAGAAGGGTTTGTCTTATTGCTCGGCCACTACTTCGCCCTGGTGAGAATCTCGCTGCGCTTCACTGTTCATCGATTCGCTGCTAGGTGGCGGTAACGGAAATTGCGAAGAATCATTTACGATATCCGGAAGCGGTTGCGGAGTAACGACTTCGCCGTATGATGGCGGCGAAGGTTCCGATGCGTCCGCAGGCGAATACCTCATGGGAGTGGTGATCTTGCAGGATATGGCCGTCGCGTAGTCTGGTGGCGCACCGGGCAACCAGTCAGGAACGTCATCCGATTGAGGCCCATAAACTCCACCAGGCGCGAATAAATTTGCGTATGAGTATGGTGGTGCAGTCTCTTCTGGTTCGCTGTTACTCTCCTCTCGATTTAATGCTGAAGAAGATAAATAAGCACCGTTAATCGGATTTATCGCCCCGACAGTATTAATATGTAcatcaggggtggatctaaCCTAGGTTTTAGAGTACTGCTCAGCtgcagaaaatagaaatttttgGATTTCTAGCGCTCTGCGATGCAATCTTGGCACACTTGGGCCATCAAATCTATCCTTCtatgcaggggcggatccagaccgtattagccatattgcccaatacggtctagaattttcaagtgcccttcaaaatttcaccggcaatatttttgacagcATTATTTCAGAGACCGCTAATTCCATGTCCGGAATCcgggcataattataaaattaatcggtaTATACTGCTGCTGagaaagtgaggagagataatcatatttgatattaggcctttaatcatgataaattaaaaagggcactttccttTTTCAAGGGGCACTCATGCTTTAGATGAGGGCACCTTGTCCTTGCCTTTTCAGGGAGGGCTAAAGGGGCATCCGTACTTTAGAACAGGGCACTATACGCGGAGaatgttgaagaaaagggcactttgccTTTTCAAGGGGCACGCTCAGGCTTTAATTCGCGGTGAATGCTGAAGAAAAAGGCActtttttgcctaattttttaaatttcagggGCAATTTTGGTTTGGAATACGGCACACGACATAcggataaatgtgaagacaagcaatttttgccgattgttaacaatgaaggggcacttagccgtattctgtataattgttaaggggcactacttttaaagattataggggcactagggaaaatatttaaaaaaaaacaatgccGGTGTTTTTCATGGGTGTCTTCTGTGAAATTCATTGTTGATCTTGAAGTTGGCgacaaccattctttcatgggttcgccagcttcattttttatccgcatCTGTTGATATCTTGTCTTGGattcgtttattctggattgctctgctagtctctagaagccctctaaaagcctttaaatggtaccatattttcaaaattttccgggGGTGACCAGACCCCCCACCAAGGACTTCgtgccttcggcgctcgcacTGACCTGGATACTAGGTGTGCCCTAAGATCAGAAAGGTGCccttaaatttccttccaatactgtctacccatcctcctggatccgcccctgctatGCACCCACAAAATATGGCATAAACaaataactaggggtccagggacaccatgcccacttgggaagtggtttccgatgctcaacaatctaacaatttcaatattcaacgccccctggtgaccatatacaaaaaccaatgaccttgagactcaccacaatcatagaacctgtcagcagctacgaatgtacttgattgtgataacaaaatatacctCGTtatcaatttaatatggaaatactaagtaattctactattcaaagccccctagtgaccatatgcaaaacccaatgaccttgaaactcaacacaatcatagaacatgtcataaactacaactttgcaattgatcatggtaacaaaatatgcctaagtaccaatctaataagaaaatactaagttattctactattcaacaccccctggtgaccatatagaattactaatttccttaaaactcaccacaatcatgtcatgagctacaactttgcaattgattgtggttacaaaatatgcttaggtatcaattaagtgggctaaaaacacACAGTCAGATCTGTAAAAACAGATGGTTTTTGTTCCTCTGACGATGAGGCTTAGTTAAAGCCCTAAAACTGTAAGGAAAATTATCTGTTTTTACAGATCTAACTttgggtttttattttttaactCTACACTGAGAAGACTGATATCAGTTAATTGCAGTCAAAATATGGCATTTAGACGAAAAATTGTTGGTTAAAGAATCAGGAAGTTTATTATTTTCGATTAATTAAATTGGTCATTTAAGCGGTAGTAGCGGTAGGCTGGATACACCTCTGTACATTGTAAACAAAAGAATGATCAACAGTCAAGCTCTCTTAGGTCGTCGTAGTATGGATAATGCATCATTATGTTGACAACTTATCCAAATGTCTACTTACGCCTAGTAAATAGAatcagaaatacaaattggtactcaaaaatagagatgactccAGCGATGCGATTTATCTGATGACAACCTAAATGAGTTCCACTGTACTGTATAATTACATAGTCGAATGTAAGCCGTATGTTCAAATATCGTTGTTTTACCTTGTTCAGTGAGCATATGACGGCGTTTTATGGTTAAAACACATACGCAAAGGAGGATCACTACAAACGACGAAATACCGGGCGCTATGTATAACCATGATTGTATGCCCACGCCTTTGTCTTCCTCACTAAAACGGAATTTTAGAAACGAATTTGCATTAGGTTGAcaaacaagaggcccatgggccttgaagcattggtagattatactgtggtattaagtggttataatgttttacatctgccgggaaatcttctatgacgatgttgattgggaggaccacagacttaaaggtctatttgtctagtacgattttattcctgaaaatgaatttattttctgccgaacgatttagcctaggctatttgtactgttaaacctcattaatgcgattctgttaaaaagacgaaactagtttattctgatgttttccatcatgtcccagccaagatatttatatcaatcaagatttggatacaaaaacccatttttacgcatgaactgttaggccccactgaataatgaaaacaaaaacagaacgatttttctgaatgcaattgcAAGACCCTCTGATCTCAGAGCTCCAAGCTCTGATGCATGTACGCATGCAAAACCTTGCAGAGAGCGATGCCGCCGTGTGTTTCGCTGAGGcggctgatgattgtttgtttgtctttttgtttgtttggctttacgtacgtcgtttggatcttggattcccaagactattcctattggattgttcatttaacctcacaaCGGTACGGcatttgaagtgttgcccgcacactgttcgcagccagcaggactcgaacctactTGTCACTCAGCATTGATAGTGGATTCAACAGCACCACGCCTTATCTCACCGAGCTACCGAGGCCActcgattcaattccaaaaaactacagcagcggcaaataaccatcgcaatattgcaatttacgacaaacaacgcgtaaattcaatcactgttgtttaacgcatggaaaagataataaaaggtatttttttcCGGCGCGCATTACAAAGCGAATCTCTGCCGAGTGCGTAAGAGGGTGCTACCGCCTTATGAGTGCGCAGCAGGCGGGTAGGGCATCCTAAAGTGAAAacttatattagaatatagccgaatcgaattttgcaatgtcagtcaactgattgatgatacaacatggttgttctcggcgtacttaacaatgatattttcctccaataaacaactctggtaaaattgaataaaatgatctatctttattggtgatatcgtatcatggtggtagcctaccgtttaccgtttcgtgtcatcatgaaatggttttaactttagtaaaggCGTTCTGGCACGATCACATACGGGTTTCAGTCACGAGTAGGCTGCTGTTCCACTGCTCTAGAAATACGTATTCTGACGCTGAGAATTAATCCCAAATAATCCCATGGATACAGATAGTTGGAATAACAGTGATATCCAAACACTGTGATATCTATAAACCGGAGgtacataattttatgtttttctattcaaaagaggctgttccccattctttactgACAATGTCAATGCGGACATATCGCTACGCGATTGTTTAACCCGATCTCATCtaccagataatgaacgagaaaaatgcgatcgaataactttttggaccattaaatcagaaatctggcgacgctatgttgtggggaataattgaaacattttttttagtaattttcagctgtttctaatgttttacgtaaacggagtgacaatttgaagttactatgaaaatgagaagagtcgGCGCTATTTTTTCTTACTACTATTTCcgatccattttactagcattggcatgacgtcatagacgtcaaccaatgctaaaaaGACCTGCATTCATCAATGTCTAAAAAACGGAAATGCCAAGGCAAATAGTACGTTGAATTTTAGAAGGATGTAATGATATGGaaccattcatttattatctaCGCATTAAATtccaatttgaagaaaaaaacgtttATTGTTACCTTTGAAATTAACTTGTTCGTTTCAAGTGTTTTCAGCTTCAAACAGACAAATATTGCGTAGATTCAGGGTAGTGCTAAGTATCATAGGTAATTATTAGTATTTAATTAGCCTATCTGAGACTTGCTGTTTCGTTAATTAGTGGTCTTATATAATAGACATATAGGTCTACATACAATATATCGTTAAACCCCCTCCCCACCAACAtttgtacgtaataaatgaatggtcTGTCGCTATTCTaaatatttgagaaattttttAGATCATTTccgtatgaaaaaaaaattgttaagtGTCACTGATTCTTGTTATTGGAATCAATCATTCTAAATATGCATCTTCAGACAAATGATAAAGATTCTTATTCGTAAATAACATCTAAAATTAAAGTCTTTCCCTGCGATTAAGAATAATTCCAGAAATGGTGCGCCAgcaaatttataaatatacGAGTCAAGGGTTCACCAATGGTATGAATCGTACGGATAATATTTGTTATcaaaatataggcctacatcaaTTGCGGGACTTTATTTAGTCTACAAACTGAGGAAATATGAGTCAACCGATATCATTGGAACTATTTAATTTGATCCATAATGATCagtgaattatttgaaaaaatctttgcTTTATTAGGTTTAACATACCATGCATCAGTATTGTAATGTATATTTTGCTGATTTATGTTATCGCGATCGTCGCAACAATATTTGAACATGCCATATCCGCAACAAAACCACTTACAGTCGAAACCGTTGATCTTACGTCCCTGCTTACAATATGGATTGCAGCGTTTATATAGAACATCAGCTGGGCATACCAGTAATTCGTCTACTgtaaaatagatataaaatCATTAGTAACTCTGTCCGACTATACTATgatttgtattttgaaattctattcAGCTTCtttgcttgccagggtttggttGCTGCCTGCCGAGCTCACGCCAACAAAACCCTGGCcacaaacccttcattggtctatcaCATCACCCAAAATTTATTGGGCGGACAGGTTGCCGCTTAGCGGCCCCCAGCCAATGTGTTAAGCCAATCTATGATATTCATCCTGTTTACGTATGAGAAATCCAGATAAAAGACATCATATTTTGCATAAATCTTTGTACATGTGGACCATTAATAATATCCAGTTTTAAGTGTATTTTCCATGTATTCTCGAGAGGATAGTAATTCATTTAACTTTTAAGATACCTTTTTTGTTTATGTGTTCCGGTACTGCTAACGTTTCATTCGCGCAACAATTTCTAGAACCATGTTC is a window of Tubulanus polymorphus chromosome 2, tnTubPoly1.2, whole genome shotgun sequence DNA encoding:
- the LOC141899441 gene encoding uncharacterized protein LOC141899441 isoform X1, with translation MYDRSTVVAVIVISCFLPSATNRLCHPYCHPVTEEYKDTKFCPYLQHCCYGEHGSRNCCANETLAVPEHINKKVDELLVCPADVLYKRCNPYCKQGRKINGFDCKWFCCGYGMFKYCCDDRDNINQQNIHYNTDACEEDKGVGIQSWLYIAPGISSFVVILLCVCVLTIKRRHMLTEQALNREESNSEPEETAPPYSYANLFAPGGVYGPQSDDVPDWLPGAPPDYATAISCKITTPMRYSPADASEPSPPSYGEVVTPQPLPDIVNDSSQFPLPPPSSESMNSEAQRDSHQGEVVAEQ
- the LOC141899441 gene encoding uncharacterized protein LOC141899441 isoform X2 codes for the protein MAAFSTDETTSEDRNVCHPYCHPVTEEYKDTKFCPYLQHCCYGEHGSRNCCANETLAVPEHINKKVDELLVCPADVLYKRCNPYCKQGRKINGFDCKWFCCGYGMFKYCCDDRDNINQQNIHYNTDACEEDKGVGIQSWLYIAPGISSFVVILLCVCVLTIKRRHMLTEQALNREESNSEPEETAPPYSYANLFAPGGVYGPQSDDVPDWLPGAPPDYATAISCKITTPMRYSPADASEPSPPSYGEVVTPQPLPDIVNDSSQFPLPPPSSESMNSEAQRDSHQGEVVAEQ